The proteins below are encoded in one region of Bremerella sp. P1:
- a CDS encoding leucine-rich repeat domain-containing protein produces MPRFLRQFGLRSLLIFCTLAAGCFGLWRWHMTWVDEQHEVAAQIADARGDVRWGTWGPEWVHQLFGSYYFSNIIAVDWHHKRIKDEQLQLLRQTPTLEELYIPGARIQDDSLAVLEDLPRLRKLAIWSIPLTNASLEHVGKLKRLEVLDIHRTKMDEEGLVHLRDHPRLQILRQDFTMTDVGIGHLASIPNLSIEWLVTKDLGFESFWLLRDKISVKRLYISHPVYPEWATYLAGHPTIVSLEVSDAPMTDAELRGLIAADTLVNLELTSVPVGDEGIGNMPYASRLKSIRLSLTNVTPEGFLLTFGQYTKHVVIFRDWIRLINGTNGQSVDWMGPLTAEKLEALKYCRNTTSLHFETNQLEGMDYRWLEGLEKLNYLRINYYGSDQLLQHVAALKHLEKLDLAGAKSITADGLKAIVPLDKLTTLDLRSADISDDALEVIGEMKQLDNLSIVGSNVSDQGIKHLAGLKNLVVLHLSGCKNLTDDALKTVGQLGKLQYLHAQSTRFTDKGLVHLHGMPRLSNVSLHGSRHTSRGIRELRDSLPSKGGNIY; encoded by the coding sequence ATGCCTCGCTTTCTTCGTCAATTTGGACTGCGGTCGCTGCTGATCTTCTGCACGTTGGCGGCCGGTTGCTTTGGTCTCTGGCGTTGGCACATGACCTGGGTTGATGAGCAGCATGAGGTCGCCGCCCAGATTGCGGATGCTAGGGGAGATGTTCGCTGGGGAACGTGGGGACCCGAGTGGGTTCATCAACTCTTTGGTAGCTACTACTTCTCGAACATCATCGCCGTCGACTGGCATCATAAGCGAATCAAAGACGAACAATTGCAGCTGCTTCGTCAGACTCCTACGCTGGAAGAACTGTACATCCCGGGAGCTCGCATTCAGGACGATAGCTTGGCCGTGCTCGAAGACTTGCCGCGACTGCGGAAGCTGGCTATCTGGAGCATTCCGCTGACCAACGCTTCGCTGGAACATGTCGGCAAGCTGAAACGCTTGGAAGTACTCGACATCCATCGAACCAAGATGGACGAAGAGGGACTGGTTCACCTGCGAGACCATCCTCGCTTGCAGATCTTGCGGCAGGACTTCACGATGACCGACGTCGGTATCGGTCACTTGGCTTCGATCCCCAATCTTTCGATCGAATGGCTGGTTACCAAAGACCTGGGCTTCGAGAGCTTCTGGCTGCTGCGGGATAAGATCAGCGTGAAACGGCTCTACATTTCTCACCCCGTCTATCCTGAGTGGGCCACGTATCTCGCCGGTCATCCGACAATTGTTTCCCTTGAAGTGAGTGACGCGCCGATGACCGACGCGGAACTTCGGGGACTGATCGCCGCTGACACGCTCGTTAATCTGGAACTTACCAGTGTGCCGGTCGGAGACGAAGGCATCGGCAATATGCCGTACGCATCACGTTTAAAGTCGATTAGGCTTTCGCTGACCAACGTGACGCCTGAGGGGTTTCTGCTGACTTTTGGGCAGTACACTAAGCACGTTGTCATCTTCAGAGATTGGATTCGTCTGATCAATGGAACCAACGGACAGAGTGTTGACTGGATGGGACCGCTGACGGCCGAGAAGCTGGAGGCGCTCAAGTATTGCCGCAACACGACCTCGCTACACTTTGAGACAAACCAGCTGGAAGGCATGGACTACCGTTGGCTGGAAGGGCTCGAAAAGCTGAACTATTTACGAATCAATTACTACGGCAGCGACCAGTTGCTACAGCATGTCGCCGCACTGAAACACCTGGAAAAGCTTGATTTGGCAGGCGCGAAGAGCATCACCGCAGACGGATTGAAGGCAATCGTTCCTTTGGACAAACTCACGACGTTAGACCTGCGTAGTGCCGATATCTCGGATGATGCGTTGGAAGTGATCGGCGAGATGAAGCAGCTTGATAATCTCAGCATCGTTGGATCAAACGTTAGCGACCAGGGCATCAAGCATCTTGCCGGATTGAAGAACCTGGTGGTGCTCCATCTTTCTGGCTGCAAGAATCTTACCGATGATGCGCTCAAGACGGTGGGCCAGCTTGGGAAGCTGCAGTACCTGCATGCCCAGAGTACGCGGTTCACCGACAAAGGACTGGTGCACCTGCACGGAATGCCGCGTTTATCCAACGTGAGTCTACACGGTTCGCGGCACACCAGTCGCGGCATTCGGGAACTGCGTGACTCGCTTCCGTCCAAGGGAGGCAACATTTATTAG
- a CDS encoding carboxypeptidase-like regulatory domain-containing protein, with translation MRQLLYVLIAAMSLMLLGCADDSGIKTAPVTGTITVNGKPVPGVHVEIAPVSGDRPSVANTDENGQFKAQFLKDQFGVVPGPCVVKISYIVGAAMVNYLPKNLSDGATEIPELNIVVPKEGLVFDYDVQYAKGELPPQN, from the coding sequence ATGCGTCAGTTACTCTATGTGCTTATCGCCGCAATGAGCCTAATGTTGCTTGGATGTGCGGACGACTCCGGAATTAAAACGGCACCCGTAACGGGGACGATTACCGTCAACGGGAAACCGGTCCCAGGAGTTCATGTCGAGATTGCTCCCGTATCCGGAGATCGCCCTTCGGTTGCCAACACCGATGAAAACGGGCAATTCAAGGCCCAGTTTCTCAAAGACCAGTTTGGCGTCGTCCCAGGTCCTTGCGTGGTTAAGATTTCGTATATCGTCGGCGCGGCCATGGTGAATTACCTCCCCAAGAATCTTAGTGACGGAGCCACGGAAATCCCTGAACTAAATATTGTCGTACCGAAAGAAGGGCTCGTATTCGATTACGACGTCCAATACGCCAAGGGAGAGTTGCCGCCACAAAACTAA
- a CDS encoding ribonucleotide-diphosphate reductase subunit beta codes for MSTPSLGFDTEMTGTQRVNASEKRLINAHQVDVNQLMPLKYHWAWEHYLNGCANHWMPTEVPMTKDIETWRSDKLTEDERKVIMRNLGFFSTAESLVGNNLVLAIFKHVTNAEARQYLLRQAFEEAIHSHTFLYVVESLGLNEGEVFNMYHEVPAITKKDEFEMNLTREVLDPDFKTDSYEGIQTFLKNLIGYYIIMEGIFFYTGFVMVLSFHRRNLMTGIGEQFQYILRDETVHLNFGIDLINGIKEENPDVWTEEFQQSIIDLIHEAVELEIAYASDCLPNGILGLNRDLFRDYVHHIADRRLERIGLPKQFNQSNNPFPWMSETMDLAKEKNFFETRVTEYQSSSGLNWD; via the coding sequence ATGTCTACTCCAAGCCTCGGCTTCGATACCGAAATGACTGGAACACAGCGCGTCAACGCCAGTGAGAAGCGTCTGATCAACGCTCACCAGGTGGACGTGAACCAGCTGATGCCGCTGAAGTATCACTGGGCCTGGGAACATTACCTCAACGGTTGCGCCAATCACTGGATGCCTACCGAAGTTCCCATGACCAAGGACATTGAAACCTGGCGGAGCGACAAGCTGACCGAAGATGAGCGTAAGGTCATCATGCGGAACCTCGGTTTCTTCTCCACTGCGGAAAGCCTGGTGGGTAACAACTTGGTGCTGGCCATCTTCAAGCACGTGACCAACGCCGAAGCTCGCCAGTACCTGCTGCGTCAGGCCTTTGAAGAAGCGATCCACTCGCACACGTTCCTGTATGTGGTGGAAAGCCTGGGCCTGAACGAAGGCGAAGTCTTCAACATGTATCACGAAGTCCCGGCGATCACCAAGAAGGACGAGTTCGAGATGAACTTGACCCGCGAAGTGCTCGACCCAGACTTCAAGACCGACTCGTACGAAGGAATTCAAACCTTCCTGAAGAACCTGATCGGCTACTACATCATCATGGAAGGTATTTTCTTCTATACTGGTTTCGTGATGGTGCTGTCGTTCCATCGCCGTAACCTGATGACGGGTATCGGTGAGCAGTTTCAATATATTCTTCGTGATGAAACGGTTCACTTGAACTTCGGTATCGACCTGATCAACGGTATCAAGGAAGAGAACCCAGACGTCTGGACGGAAGAGTTCCAGCAGTCGATCATCGACCTGATTCACGAAGCAGTCGAACTGGAAATCGCCTACGCTTCGGACTGCCTGCCTAACGGCATCCTCGGTTTGAACCGTGACCTGTTCCGCGATTATGTGCATCACATTGCCGATCGCCGCTTGGAACGTATCGGCCTGCCGAAGCAGTTCAACCAATCGAACAACCCGTTCCCATGGATGAGCGAAACGATGGACCTCGCCAAAGAAAAGAACTTCTTTGAAACGCGGGTGACCGAGTACCAAAGCTCCAGCGGTCTCAACTGGGACTAG
- a CDS encoding phosphatase domain-containing putative toxin, with protein sequence MIKAFQEGVFPVTTRVAIGRFPAPVRCAYLLEQGYTHILNVSETPSLTSTIDAGFAEIRQVPIDDFIRMPTKDALEAVGTLHSMLNVPNSQVYLHCIAGQMRSPTIMWLYLVGLGMDQTAAKEMIVHHCPDAQPGHETLVDSRLVASIKEWGLKLGYIDRESLIKPVY encoded by the coding sequence ATGATCAAAGCCTTTCAGGAAGGTGTCTTTCCTGTTACCACGCGGGTCGCGATCGGGCGGTTTCCGGCTCCGGTGCGATGTGCCTATTTGCTGGAGCAAGGCTACACGCATATTCTCAATGTGAGCGAAACTCCAAGTCTTACGTCGACGATCGATGCGGGCTTCGCTGAGATTCGGCAGGTTCCTATCGACGACTTTATCCGAATGCCAACGAAGGATGCGTTGGAAGCGGTCGGCACGCTGCATAGCATGCTAAACGTGCCGAACTCTCAGGTTTATCTTCACTGTATTGCTGGGCAGATGCGCAGTCCCACCATCATGTGGTTGTATCTGGTGGGGCTGGGCATGGACCAGACCGCCGCGAAGGAGATGATCGTCCATCACTGCCCCGATGCACAGCCTGGACACGAGACGCTGGTCGACTCCAGACTGGTTGCCAGTATCAAGGAATGGGGACTGAAGCTCGGCTACATCGATCGCGAGTCGCTGATAAAACCAGTGTATTAG
- a CDS encoding DUF1559 domain-containing protein: MTRRGFTLVELLVVIAIIGVLIALLLPAVQQAREAARRMSCTNNLKQIGLASHNFHDTFGKLPAGHYDFDTTHSGNEMEWGWTVMIFPFLELDNEYEVMAPTRNRLGDLINTAKATSHNGGTDPSAWPASIRPFVELVGSELKVWNCPSGSANIPDKDFQGLKRDGGVGRSTYTGCAGDGINYGASNGILIRRDELTFSDVTDGLSNTYLVGEKAHEDSTQDIPGWLGVENYPGNGDNASPLLSLTNYPINYFQGSETNGGVINNSYRKGFSSFHPGGVQFVFGDGSVHFISETINVNTHRDIGRRADGNVLGQY; this comes from the coding sequence ATGACTCGCCGTGGTTTTACCCTCGTGGAGCTGCTCGTTGTTATTGCTATCATCGGCGTGCTGATCGCACTGCTTTTGCCTGCCGTGCAGCAAGCTCGCGAAGCTGCTCGACGTATGTCCTGCACAAATAACTTGAAGCAGATTGGACTCGCATCCCACAACTTTCACGACACGTTTGGCAAGCTTCCGGCAGGCCACTACGATTTTGATACCACCCATTCTGGCAACGAAATGGAATGGGGTTGGACCGTCATGATCTTTCCATTCTTGGAATTGGATAATGAGTATGAAGTCATGGCGCCGACGCGAAATCGACTTGGTGACCTGATCAATACTGCCAAGGCGACGTCGCATAACGGGGGTACAGATCCCAGTGCGTGGCCAGCGTCAATCAGGCCATTTGTCGAACTAGTTGGCAGCGAATTGAAAGTCTGGAATTGCCCGAGCGGCAGTGCGAACATTCCCGATAAGGATTTTCAGGGACTCAAGCGAGATGGGGGCGTCGGCCGGTCTACCTACACGGGATGTGCCGGCGACGGTATCAACTACGGAGCCAGCAATGGAATCCTCATTCGCCGGGACGAGCTTACCTTTTCCGATGTAACGGACGGCCTCAGTAACACTTACTTGGTAGGTGAAAAGGCCCATGAGGACAGTACCCAGGATATTCCTGGATGGTTGGGCGTAGAAAACTATCCAGGTAATGGGGACAACGCTTCACCTCTGCTGAGCTTGACGAATTACCCCATCAACTATTTTCAAGGCTCAGAAACCAATGGTGGTGTGATCAATAACAGTTACCGCAAAGGTTTCAGCAGCTTTCATCCTGGAGGCGTGCAGTTTGTCTTCGGCGATGGATCGGTTCACTTCATCTCGGAAACGATCAATGTCAATACACATCGTGACATTGGAAGACGTGCTGACGGCAACGTTCTCGGCCAGTACTAA
- a CDS encoding ribonucleoside-diphosphate reductase subunit alpha, with protein sequence MESKKNPAGMKPAGNQQPVGDDVMTTVTTQVSLDVRKRDGRITSFESARVEQAIERAFRAEIGIADGQPIESALQQQISEITTNVVNQIENRPFSRDGVDVETIQDAVEIQLMRHGHFSVARRYILYREQHAKLRALRAAESDGPLQAPRIHVKMENGEKQPFDATRMRRRIYSAVRGLEQNCSAEELVEETYRTLYDGITPQEIYRAMILASRSRIERDPDYDTVAARLMLMVIYNEALGHIHPNEDLAEVCQRQFEDYINVGIEAKRLSEKLREFDLTKIAAALRPERDAAFPYLGLQTIYDRYLLHVEGRRIETPQYFWMRVAMGLAWNEDDKEARAIEFYNILSTFRFTSATPTLFNAGTLHPQLSSCYLSTVMDDLEHIFKVVGDNAMLSKWAGGLGNDWSNIRATNAHIKGTNGQSQGVIPFLKVVNDTAIAVNQGGKRKGAVCSYLESWHLDIEEFLDLRKNTGDDRRRTHDMHTANWIPDLFMKRVRENGQWTLFSPDEVPDLHDLYGKKFQERYEHYEQLADEGKMRMFRRINALELWRKMLTRLFETGHPWITWKDPSNVRSPQDHVGVVHSSNLCTEILLNTSKEETAVCNLGSINMVAHVKDGKLDHEKLRETVTTAVRMLDNVIDINYYPTAEAGNSNRKHRPVGMGLMGFQDALYALGVGYASEEAVEFADESMEAISYYALLASSSLAEERGTYETYKGSKWDRGILPIDSMEVLEQERGLPIDIDRGSKLDWQVVRDSIAKNGMRNSNVMAIAPTATISTIIGVAQSIEPTYKNLFVKSNLSGEFPQINRRMVQDLKDLGLWDSDMIESLKYYDGGLLEIDRIPDDIKQKYLTAFEVAPQWLIECAARRQKWLDMGQSLNLYMSEPSGKKLHEMYFLAWNKGLKTTYYLRTLSATQVEKSTVDVNKFGIQPRWMKNQSASANIKVDRDKAAESNDLDQLPEQQPEAKTCNLDGDCESCQ encoded by the coding sequence ATGGAATCAAAGAAGAACCCGGCCGGCATGAAACCGGCTGGTAATCAGCAACCTGTAGGAGACGATGTCATGACGACAGTGACGACCCAGGTATCTTTGGACGTCCGCAAACGGGATGGCCGAATTACTTCCTTCGAATCGGCCCGCGTCGAGCAAGCGATCGAACGAGCCTTCCGTGCAGAAATTGGGATCGCGGATGGCCAGCCCATCGAATCCGCTCTGCAGCAACAGATCTCGGAGATCACGACGAACGTGGTCAACCAGATCGAGAATCGACCGTTCAGCCGCGACGGCGTGGACGTGGAAACGATTCAGGACGCCGTCGAAATCCAGTTGATGCGTCATGGGCACTTCTCAGTTGCCCGTCGCTACATCCTTTATCGTGAACAGCATGCCAAGCTGCGTGCTCTGCGTGCGGCCGAATCGGACGGCCCGCTGCAAGCTCCACGCATTCACGTGAAGATGGAAAACGGTGAGAAGCAGCCATTCGATGCGACTCGCATGCGTCGTCGGATCTACTCGGCCGTTCGCGGGCTGGAGCAAAACTGCTCGGCGGAAGAACTCGTCGAAGAAACCTATCGCACGCTGTACGACGGCATCACGCCACAGGAAATCTACCGAGCCATGATCCTGGCTTCGCGTAGCCGCATCGAACGTGACCCCGACTACGACACCGTCGCTGCTCGCTTGATGTTGATGGTGATCTACAACGAAGCACTGGGTCACATTCATCCCAACGAAGACCTGGCCGAAGTTTGCCAGCGTCAGTTCGAGGATTACATCAACGTTGGTATCGAAGCCAAGCGTCTGTCGGAAAAGCTGCGTGAGTTCGACCTGACGAAGATCGCTGCTGCCCTGCGTCCGGAACGTGACGCCGCCTTCCCTTACCTCGGTCTGCAAACGATTTACGATCGTTATCTCTTGCACGTCGAAGGTCGCCGCATTGAAACGCCCCAGTACTTCTGGATGCGTGTTGCTATGGGCTTGGCCTGGAACGAAGACGACAAGGAAGCTCGGGCAATCGAGTTCTACAACATCCTGTCGACCTTCCGATTCACTTCGGCGACGCCAACGCTGTTCAACGCCGGCACGCTGCATCCGCAACTCAGCTCGTGCTACTTGAGCACCGTGATGGACGACCTAGAGCACATCTTCAAGGTGGTCGGCGACAACGCCATGCTCAGCAAGTGGGCCGGCGGTTTGGGTAACGACTGGTCGAACATTCGTGCGACCAACGCACACATCAAGGGAACCAACGGCCAAAGTCAGGGCGTGATTCCGTTCCTCAAAGTCGTCAACGATACCGCGATCGCCGTCAACCAAGGTGGTAAGCGTAAGGGTGCCGTTTGTTCGTACCTCGAATCGTGGCACTTGGACATCGAGGAATTCCTCGACCTGCGTAAGAACACCGGTGACGATCGTCGCCGTACGCACGACATGCACACGGCCAACTGGATTCCTGACTTGTTCATGAAGCGAGTCCGTGAAAACGGTCAATGGACGCTGTTCAGTCCGGACGAAGTGCCAGATCTGCACGATCTGTACGGCAAGAAGTTCCAAGAGCGATACGAGCACTACGAACAACTGGCCGACGAAGGCAAGATGCGTATGTTCCGTCGCATCAATGCTTTGGAACTGTGGCGTAAGATGCTGACTCGCTTGTTCGAGACCGGCCATCCTTGGATCACCTGGAAGGACCCATCGAACGTTCGTTCGCCTCAAGATCACGTCGGCGTGGTTCACAGCAGCAACCTCTGCACTGAGATTCTGCTGAACACCTCAAAGGAAGAAACGGCCGTTTGTAACCTGGGTAGCATCAACATGGTGGCCCACGTTAAAGATGGCAAGCTCGACCACGAAAAGCTGCGAGAAACGGTCACCACCGCGGTTCGTATGCTCGACAATGTGATCGACATCAACTACTACCCAACGGCCGAAGCTGGTAACTCGAATCGCAAGCATCGTCCGGTTGGTATGGGCCTGATGGGCTTCCAAGATGCCCTGTACGCTTTGGGTGTTGGTTACGCCAGCGAAGAAGCCGTCGAGTTCGCCGACGAGAGCATGGAAGCCATTTCCTACTACGCTCTGCTCGCTTCCAGCAGCCTGGCCGAAGAACGCGGCACCTACGAGACCTACAAGGGCTCGAAGTGGGATCGCGGCATCCTGCCGATCGATTCCATGGAAGTTCTCGAACAGGAACGCGGCCTACCGATCGACATCGATCGCGGCTCGAAGCTCGATTGGCAAGTCGTTCGCGACTCGATCGCCAAGAACGGTATGCGTAACAGCAACGTGATGGCCATCGCTCCGACCGCGACGATTTCCACGATCATCGGTGTCGCTCAGTCGATCGAACCGACCTACAAGAACCTGTTCGTGAAGAGCAACCTGTCAGGCGAGTTCCCGCAGATCAATCGCCGCATGGTGCAGGATCTGAAGGATCTGGGCTTGTGGGATTCGGACATGATCGAATCGCTGAAGTACTACGACGGCGGTTTGCTGGAAATCGATCGCATTCCGGACGACATCAAGCAGAAGTATCTGACCGCCTTCGAAGTCGCTCCACAGTGGCTGATCGAATGTGCTGCTCGACGTCAGAAGTGGCTGGACATGGGGCAATCGCTCAACTTGTACATGTCCGAACCAAGCGGCAAGAAGCTGCACGAGATGTACTTCCTGGCTTGGAACAAAGGCTTGAAGACGACTTACTACCTGCGGACGCTCAGTGCGACCCAGGTCGAAAAGTCGACGGTCGACGTCAACAAGTTCGGTATTCAGCCACGCTGGATGAAGAACCAGAGTGCTTCGGCCAACATCAAGGTCGATCGCGACAAGGCGGCCGAAAGCAACGATCTGGATCAACTTCCAGAGCAGCAGCCGGAAGCCAAGACCTGCAATCTGGACGGCGACTGCGAATCGTGCCAATAA
- a CDS encoding leucine-rich repeat domain-containing protein — protein MPRFLRQFGLRTLLIFCTLAAVCFGLWRWHMTWVDQQHEVASQIADEGGSIRWKTWGPQWIHQAFGSYYFSEIVAVDLNHKRIGSKYLQLLRQIPTLEELYLPGTDLQGQSLEVLGDLPKLRKLALWNTRLKNDTLQHVGRLKHLDTLDIHRTAMTEAGLVHLRNHPRLKVIRHDMQISEVGVDHLSTIKNLQMTHLVLHGGREKTFRQLREDFRVLVLKVKAPETDQWAKYLAGHPTLVQLNVSDALVQNDQLAGLLSANTLQTLSLQNVPMDDTAISQIASATRLTRLSLSGTDVTGTGLLNSLGPSATEVVIRNNWIKLIDRSAKRDVDWSGSLTAADLPALANCRQATSLTFYSTNFPGTIDFTFLPELKSLEKIRIGFVADGPIMKNMGSLKKLETVVLFLYSNVTPDELAELASAKSLEVLVLPVSKVSDEHLKAIGTITQLKRLSIQGASVTDEGMSSIVALMNLEELDIAGCLQLTDESLRYVGQLKKLRKLDIANTNTTDEGLEYLYGMPNLSYVETTGTRLTTEGLRKLYDSLR, from the coding sequence ATGCCCCGCTTTCTACGTCAATTCGGACTGCGCACCCTGCTGATCTTCTGCACGCTTGCAGCGGTCTGCTTTGGCCTATGGCGCTGGCACATGACCTGGGTGGATCAGCAGCATGAGGTCGCATCCCAGATCGCGGACGAAGGGGGGAGTATTCGCTGGAAGACGTGGGGGCCGCAGTGGATTCACCAGGCTTTCGGCAGCTACTACTTCTCCGAAATTGTTGCCGTTGATCTAAACCATAAGAGGATTGGAAGTAAATATCTTCAACTGCTTCGGCAGATACCGACCCTGGAGGAATTGTATTTGCCTGGCACCGATCTCCAGGGGCAAAGCCTGGAGGTGCTGGGAGATTTGCCTAAGCTTCGAAAGCTGGCTCTGTGGAACACGCGTCTGAAGAACGATACTCTGCAGCACGTCGGAAGGCTTAAGCACCTGGACACGCTCGATATCCATCGAACCGCAATGACAGAGGCGGGACTGGTGCACTTGCGAAACCATCCCCGCCTAAAGGTCATCCGCCATGACATGCAGATCAGCGAGGTGGGAGTCGATCACCTTTCCACGATCAAGAATTTGCAAATGACCCATCTTGTTCTGCACGGTGGAAGGGAGAAGACCTTTCGCCAGCTGCGGGAAGACTTTCGGGTGTTGGTGCTCAAAGTGAAAGCCCCGGAGACCGATCAATGGGCGAAATACCTGGCCGGGCACCCTACCCTAGTCCAGTTGAACGTCTCCGACGCGTTGGTGCAAAACGATCAGTTGGCCGGGTTGTTGTCCGCGAACACTCTGCAAACGTTATCACTCCAAAACGTGCCGATGGACGATACCGCGATAAGCCAGATTGCCAGTGCAACACGACTTACAAGACTGTCTCTCAGCGGAACCGATGTGACCGGTACGGGACTACTTAACAGCCTCGGCCCGTCGGCTACCGAAGTCGTCATACGAAACAACTGGATCAAGCTCATCGACAGGTCCGCAAAACGGGACGTTGATTGGAGTGGTTCGCTGACGGCCGCAGACCTGCCGGCCCTAGCCAACTGTCGTCAAGCAACATCGCTCACTTTCTACTCCACAAATTTTCCCGGTACGATCGATTTCACTTTTTTGCCCGAGTTGAAATCACTGGAGAAGATCAGGATAGGGTTTGTGGCTGATGGCCCAATTATGAAGAACATGGGTTCGCTGAAAAAGCTGGAGACCGTTGTCCTGTTCCTTTATAGCAATGTGACGCCTGATGAGTTGGCTGAGCTGGCATCAGCTAAGTCTTTGGAGGTGTTGGTACTGCCGGTCTCTAAGGTTTCTGATGAGCATTTGAAGGCGATTGGCACGATCACGCAGCTCAAACGGTTGAGTATTCAAGGTGCCAGTGTTACCGACGAGGGAATGAGTTCGATCGTGGCACTCATGAACCTCGAAGAACTTGACATCGCCGGATGCCTTCAATTGACCGACGAGTCGCTGCGTTACGTCGGGCAATTGAAGAAACTTCGCAAGCTGGATATCGCTAATACAAACACCACCGACGAAGGTCTTGAGTATCTCTATGGTATGCCGAACCTTTCCTACGTGGAAACGACCGGCACTAGGCTTACGACCGAAGGTCTGCGAAAGTTGTACGATTCACTACGGTGA
- a CDS encoding DUF1559 family PulG-like putative transporter, with protein sequence MTRRGFTLVELLVVIAIIGVLIALLLPAVQQAREAARRMQCTNNMKQIALALHNHHDTYGQLPAGYPDSAAHGGNPEFAWTVQIFPFMDLNNEYEVMRVGDTKLYVILDALGNLPGSSAISDYPSQWQGFVQATSQLLPAWNCPSSTNEVDKQFSDGSFTADDGTSYNNTYKRDEGVARSTYVGNHGNSSNFGTADSGGVFVYVKEFGFEDITDGTSNTLMIGEKSVPGVTYDEMTWLGAPKSAGNGNHCAAICSSVNYPMNPAVVVGNPRSRNPFVSQHPGGCNFAFVDGSVHFLAETIEFKTSKPYGVYQALGIRNDGQTVGEY encoded by the coding sequence ATGACACGTCGCGGTTTTACCCTCGTGGAGTTGCTTGTTGTTATCGCCATCATTGGGGTACTCATCGCACTGCTTTTACCGGCCGTTCAGCAGGCTCGCGAGGCTGCTCGACGCATGCAGTGCACAAACAACATGAAACAGATCGCGTTGGCTCTTCACAACCATCACGATACCTATGGACAGCTTCCTGCTGGATATCCTGATTCGGCAGCGCACGGTGGGAATCCTGAGTTCGCGTGGACGGTTCAGATCTTTCCGTTCATGGATCTCAATAATGAATACGAAGTGATGCGTGTCGGCGATACCAAGCTGTATGTGATCTTGGACGCGCTGGGGAACTTGCCTGGCAGTTCAGCCATTTCCGATTACCCTTCCCAGTGGCAGGGATTTGTGCAGGCAACCAGCCAATTGCTTCCCGCATGGAATTGTCCCAGTTCGACCAACGAAGTTGATAAGCAATTCAGCGACGGAAGCTTCACCGCCGATGACGGTACCTCCTACAACAATACGTACAAACGAGATGAAGGCGTGGCCCGCTCGACGTATGTTGGCAATCACGGAAATTCCAGCAACTTCGGCACGGCGGATTCCGGCGGCGTCTTTGTCTACGTGAAGGAATTTGGCTTCGAGGATATCACGGACGGAACCAGCAACACGCTGATGATCGGTGAGAAAAGTGTCCCGGGTGTTACCTACGATGAGATGACTTGGTTAGGGGCTCCCAAATCCGCCGGCAATGGTAATCATTGTGCGGCCATCTGTTCTTCGGTGAATTATCCGATGAATCCAGCGGTTGTGGTTGGAAATCCTCGCAGTCGCAATCCTTTCGTTAGCCAACACCCCGGCGGATGTAACTTCGCTTTCGTGGATGGTTCGGTCCACTTCCTCGCGGAAACGATCGAATTCAAAACTTCCAAGCCTTACGGTGTCTACCAGGCACTTGGTATTCGCAACGACGGCCAAACGGTCGGTGAATACTAA